CCCTTGGCCTCGAGTCCCATTTCACAGCCTGGGGACTCTCCACCAGGGACAGGCTGACAGTGGCTGTGGCTGACAGCGCCGGCTCCCCATGGTCCTTCACCAGGATCACGAGTCTCTGGCTGGGGCCGTCCGCCTCCTCCAAGGCCCGAGTGGTGCTGATCTCCCCGCTGTATACACCCACCCGGAAAggccccgcagccctgggctcctgcacTTCGTAGCGAAGCCACGCGTTGTAGCCGGAATCCGCATCCACCGCTCGAATCTTGCCCACCACGTGCCCTGCGCTGGCCGACAGCGGAACCAGCTCGGACCCTGGCGAGCCGCGGCCGGAGCCAGCCGGGGACACTGCGGGCGCGTTGTCATTTTCATCCAGGACAAAGAGCTGCACAGTCACGTTCCCGCACAACGGTGGGAACCCGGCGTCCCTCGCGCTCACCtggaactgcagcacttgcagctcctCGTAGTCAAAGGGCTGCAAGGCATAGATGTGCCCGCTCTCCGAGTGCACCGAGATGTAGCTGGACAGGGGCTGCTCTACCACACTTCGCTCCACCACCGAGTAGCTCACAAAGGCGTTTTCCCTCAGGTCCGGGTCCGAGGCCGACACGGTGAAGAGATGGGCCCCGGGCGGGTTGTTTTCCTTCACAAACACCGTGTAAACGGGCTGAGGGAAAGTGGGGGCGTTATCATTCACATCCGCGATCGGCACCAAAATGCTGCTGCTGGCCGAGAGAGACGGGGTCCCTTCGTCTCTGGCTGTCACCAGGATCTTATATTCAGACACTCGCTCCCGATCCACGGCCTCCGCCAGCACGAGCGAGTGATAATTCTTAAAGGTGGAGACGAGCCGAAAGGGCAGGTTCGGGGGGATGGAGCAGGTGACTTTGCCGTTGTCTCCCGAGTCCCGGTCAGAGACGCTAATAAGAGCCACCACTGTCCCCGGGGGAGCGTCCTCCGGCACCGGCAGGGAAAGGGAAGTCACGGCCAGCTCAGGGGCGTTATCGTTGACGTCCAAAACGTCTATCAAAACTTTGCAGTGTCCCACTAACGGGGGATTCCCCTTATCCTTTGCCTCAACTTGAATTTCAGACAGATTAATATCTTCAAAATCTATATTTCCTTTAACCCTGATTTCTCCAGTATTTTGTTCTATCCTGAAAACTTTTCTTATGTTTGGAGAAATATGGTTGGTAAACGAAtaggaaatatttttattaatgcctTCATCCATGTCAGTGGCGTTGAGTTTTATGACTAAAGTCCCGTTAGGTGCATTTTCCAATAATTTGATTTGATAAACCGATCGATTAAATACAGGGGCGTTGTCATTGGCATCCAGCACAGTGATAACCAGCTGAACTGTGCCGGTGAGCTCCGGCTTGCCCCCATCAATAGCCGTGAGTAATAAATGATGCGCAGGGATTTCCTCCCTATCAAGAGGTTTCTTTAACACAAGCACTAAAGATTTACTTTTCTCCTTCGTTTTCTCCTCTACAATGAAATGTTCGCTTGAGCTGATCTTGTAGGTTAGCAGAGAGTTTGTACCAATATCTGCGTCAGACGCGCCCTCTAGTGGGAAACGCGAACCTGGAAGAGTTAGTGATTCTGCTATACTCAGGTTTTGTTCATTTACCGAGAAAACAGGAGCATTGTCATTTATATCCTGTATCTCCACTTCCACGTGAAATATCCTCAGGGGTTTGTCCACTATCACCTCCAGGTCAATGGCGCACAGGGGGCTCTGGCCGCACAGCTCTTCCCTGTCTACTCGTGAATTAACAAACAAAACGCCGTTCTGCAAATTTACCTCAAAATAGTCTCTTCTGCCGTTGGAGACCATCCGGAACATCCGAGGCACCAGCTCCGCCACCTCCAGCCCCAGGTCCTGGGCCAGGCGGCCCACAAAGGTGCCGTGTTTGGATTCCTCCGGCACGGAATAACGGACCTGGCCGCTGCCCACCTCCCAGGCCGTGTGTAACAGAACCAACCGCAGCAGCTGCCTGGTTACCAGGGAGTCTCGCCGGAGAAGAGCCATTGCGGACACGGGGTGCGGGGTTATAAATCAGTTTTTTAACTGAGCGAACCGCAGAGTCCAGTTAATGAGGAGGATGAAGTACCTTTGAAAACAGTTTTTTTAATCCAACCCTCTCACATCCGGGAGCCCTCCTGACGCGTTGACAGGCAGGGTTTTCAAGTCTTCTGTAGGAGGAGCTGTGTGTTTCTTTCCTGTTGAAAAGTCTCTTTAGACATCAGCGACACCTTGTGACATAATGTGTAAATACAACAGCGAAGATTTTCCCCCATATGTCTTTTCTACTTAATGAGGACTTTATTTCATATTTCACTACTCTGCTAACAAAATTTCTTTACTGAATTTTTACTTATTTTACAACAATGCATTAGGCAGTAAAATAGATTTTCATCGTTTTGGGCACGGCTGACAGCTGATTGTTTACTGTGTAAATTTGTATAATATTCATAtaataatatttacattttcttaCCCCACAGTCAGGTATATAAGTAAATCAACTGTTAAACTTAATTTTGaagccaaaatttaaaaaaaatatttttctgccaATTTCACTCCAACAGCTCCTCTACTGGTTCCGTAATCTCACATATTTATCATGGGGAAAATATTTGTTAGGAAATGGAGATGTCAGAAATTCACTCCCATCTTTAACCAGCATCATAGTTCTGTGAGATATTAACTATGAAAGTTGACTTAATATTTACGAGATAGATACCAGGACAACACTGTCCATTCCTCACTGattaaaactatttaaaaggGTAAGTTTTCCCATCTTTTTCAACAGTCTTGTGAAACCTATGAGACTTTATATGTGTATTTTGGACTTTCTTTCTTGCTTGCTTTCTAATTTCAACAAAATTAATGAATAAAATCTACACAAATTGAAACCAATGTCCAAATCAAAATTCACTACTCCCACCCTAAGACGGGGTCCACACTACAAAGTTATggcaatgcaaggcagcttacatttaCCTATTTGTGCATGCGTCTACACATAAGTTGGTCTCCCACCACTGTAAACACCTTAAATAACCAGACTTCCATACAATAACCAGACTTCCATACAAACGGACttcactaaaataagacaggagatctacattacacacttcacctctctacaaaggaaaaaggactgtaagctgtctaaaatcctacctgccacatggggccacaacagtggtacccctaacccacccagcaatatcgtcaatctATCCAACTACACACTCAgcccggcagaagagtctgtcctatctagGGGACTCTCGTTCTGTCCTgccacccccacaaacatgatacagttctgcggcgatctggaagcctacttttgccgtctccgactcaaagaatactttcaagataacactgaacaacgcactgatacacagataccttCCCACCAACagtacaagaagaagaactccacatggactgcTTTTGAGGGTctaaatgacagtctggacctatagatagaatgcttccgccgacgtgcacaggcagaaatagtggaaaaacaacatcgcttgcctcataacctcagtcatgcagaacgcaatgccatccacagcctcagaaaccaccctgacattataatcaaagaggctgataaaggaggtgctgttgtaatcatgaacaggtctgactaccaaaaggaggctgccagacaactctccaataccaaattctacaagccacttccctcagatcccactgaggaatacactaagaaaccgcaccatctactcaggacactccctacactaacacaggaacaaatcaacatacccttggagccccgaccggggttattctatctactacccaagatccacaaacccggaaatcctggatgccccatcatcttgggcattggcactctcactgaaggactgtctggatatgtggactctctactcagaccctatgccaccagcactcccagctatctctgtgacaccactgatttcctgagaaaactacaatgcattggtgaccttccagaaaacaccatcctagccaccatggatgtagaggctctctacacaaacatcccacacacagatggaatacaagctgtcaggaacagtatccctgaagatgccacagcacaactggttgctgaactctgtgactttatcctcacacacaactatttcaaatttgatgacaatatatacctccagaccagtggcaccactatgggcacccgcatggccccacaatatgccaacatgtttatggctgacctggaacaacatgtcctcagctctcgtccactcatgccccttctctacctacgctacattgatgacatcttcatcatctggacgcatgggaaggagactctggaaaaattgcaccacgatttcaacagcttccaccccaccatcaatctcagcctggaccaatctacactggaggtccacttcctagacaccatggtgcaaataagtgatggtcacattaacaccaccctataccgaaaacccacacagctacgcctaccttcatgcctccagcttccatcctggacacaccacacgatacattgtctacagccaagcactgaggtacaactgcatctgctccaacccctcagacagagaccaacacctacaaaatcttcaccaagcattctcaaaactatgatacccgcatgaggaaataaggaaacagatcaacagagccagatgtgtacccagaagcctcctcctgcaagacaagcccaagaaagaaaccaacagaacaccactggccatcacatacagtccccagctaa
This Chrysemys picta bellii isolate R12L10 chromosome 8, ASM1138683v2, whole genome shotgun sequence DNA region includes the following protein-coding sequences:
- the LOC101941509 gene encoding protocadherin alpha-8 isoform X8, which translates into the protein MALLRRDSLVTRQLLRLVLLHTAWEVGSGQVRYSVPEESKHGTFVGRLAQDLGLEVAELVPRMFRMVSNGRRDYFEVNLQNGVLFVNSRVDREELCGQSPLCAIDLEVIVDKPLRIFHVEVEIQDINDNAPVFSVNEQNLSIAESLTLPGSRFPLEGASDADIGTNSLLTYKISSSEHFIVEEKTKEKSKSLVLVLKKPLDREEIPAHHLLLTAIDGGKPELTGTVQLVITVLDANDNAPVFNRSVYQIKLLENAPNGTLVIKLNATDMDEGINKNISYSFTNHISPNIRKVFRIEQNTGEIRVKGNIDFEDINLSEIQVEAKDKGNPPLVGHCKVLIDVLDVNDNAPELAVTSLSLPVPEDAPPGTVVALISVSDRDSGDNGKVTCSIPPNLPFRLVSTFKNYHSLVLAEAVDRERVSEYKILVTARDEGTPSLSASSSILVPIADVNDNAPTFPQPVYTVFVKENNPPGAHLFTVSASDPDLRENAFVSYSVVERSVVEQPLSSYISVHSESGHIYALQPFDYEELQVLQFQVSARDAGFPPLCGNVTVQLFVLDENDNAPAVSPAGSGRGSPGSELVPLSASAGHVVGKIRAVDADSGYNAWLRYEVQEPRAAGPFRVGVYSGEISTTRALEEADGPSQRLVILVKDHGEPALSATATVSLSLVESPQAVKWDSRPRGGIEGPLVDMNVSLMIAICSVSGLFVLVIVVYVGLRCYPGPAVMCGPGKATVVCSSEVGSWSYSQRQSRNLCVGEGTAKNDLMVFSPNFPNSAENGEKETPNLCGTPKQPNPDWRYSASLRAGIQSAVHMEEAGILRGGPGGPEQLWPTVSSATPEPEAGEVSPPVGAGVNSNSWTFKYGPGNPKQAGPGELPDKFIIPGSPAIISIRQEPPNSQIDKSDFITFGKKEETKKKKKKKKGNKTQEKKEKGNSTTDNSDQ
- the LOC101941509 gene encoding protocadherin alpha-8 isoform X11, whose protein sequence is MALLRRDSLVTRQLLRLVLLHTAWEVGSGQVRYSVPEESKHGTFVGRLAQDLGLEVAELVPRMFRMVSNGRRDYFEVNLQNGVLFVNSRVDREELCGQSPLCAIDLEVIVDKPLRIFHVEVEIQDINDNAPVFSVNEQNLSIAESLTLPGSRFPLEGASDADIGTNSLLTYKISSSEHFIVEEKTKEKSKSLVLVLKKPLDREEIPAHHLLLTAIDGGKPELTGTVQLVITVLDANDNAPVFNRSVYQIKLLENAPNGTLVIKLNATDMDEGINKNISYSFTNHISPNIRKVFRIEQNTGEIRVKGNIDFEDINLSEIQVEAKDKGNPPLVGHCKVLIDVLDVNDNAPELAVTSLSLPVPEDAPPGTVVALISVSDRDSGDNGKVTCSIPPNLPFRLVSTFKNYHSLVLAEAVDRERVSEYKILVTARDEGTPSLSASSSILVPIADVNDNAPTFPQPVYTVFVKENNPPGAHLFTVSASDPDLRENAFVSYSVVERSVVEQPLSSYISVHSESGHIYALQPFDYEELQVLQFQVSARDAGFPPLCGNVTVQLFVLDENDNAPAVSPAGSGRGSPGSELVPLSASAGHVVGKIRAVDADSGYNAWLRYEVQEPRAAGPFRVGVYSGEISTTRALEEADGPSQRLVILVKDHGEPALSATATVSLSLVESPQAVKWDSRPRGGIEGPLVDMNVSLMIAICSVSGLFVLVIVVYVGLRCYPGPAVMCGPGKATVVCSSEVGSWSYSQRQSRNLCVGEGTAKNDLMVFSPNFPNSAENGEKETPNLCGTTINLKHVSMKSLTRFQRI